Proteins from a single region of Chryseobacterium sp. W4I1:
- a CDS encoding SRPBCC domain-containing protein translates to METLSYETIINAPMQKVWDILWTPETYTEWTQYFGPGSVMKSDWKIGGKTYFVNAQGEGMVSTIDSLDEPNQVIFKHLGMVDKDGNEDTQSKEVMEWSGCFEKYILINFDGKTKLHTEVQTEKEWEDHINTGFIKGLEVVKNLAEQK, encoded by the coding sequence ATGGAAACCTTATCATACGAAACCATAATTAATGCCCCAATGCAGAAAGTCTGGGACATTCTCTGGACTCCTGAAACCTACACAGAATGGACCCAATATTTCGGTCCCGGATCTGTAATGAAATCCGACTGGAAAATAGGTGGGAAAACTTATTTCGTGAATGCCCAGGGAGAAGGGATGGTATCTACTATTGACAGTCTTGATGAACCCAACCAGGTTATTTTTAAACATTTGGGAATGGTAGATAAAGACGGTAATGAAGACACCCAAAGTAAAGAAGTAATGGAATGGAGCGGATGTTTTGAGAAATATATTCTTATTAATTTTGATGGTAAAACAAAGCTTCATACTGAAGTACAAACCGAAAAAGAATGGGAAGATCATATTAATACAGGATTTATAAAAGGTCTGGAAGTAGTAAAAAATCTTGCAGAACAGAAATAA
- a CDS encoding SRPBCC domain-containing protein, which translates to MEKLSFEIQIDAQPEKVWDVLWSDMTYRQWTTAFTEGSFYQGSFEEGHIIKFFDPNNNGMYSRVEKNIPHKEMKFLHLGEIYGGVETEQDWGEATERYILEEIPTGTILKIEIQTPEEFKDFFEEKFPAALGIVKNLSENQL; encoded by the coding sequence ATGGAAAAATTATCATTCGAGATCCAGATAGACGCACAGCCCGAAAAAGTATGGGACGTTCTCTGGAGCGATATGACTTACAGGCAGTGGACCACAGCATTTACCGAAGGTTCTTTCTATCAGGGAAGTTTTGAAGAAGGACATATTATAAAATTTTTTGATCCTAATAATAACGGAATGTACAGCCGGGTAGAAAAAAATATACCCCATAAAGAAATGAAATTTCTGCACCTGGGAGAAATTTATGGAGGTGTAGAAACCGAACAGGACTGGGGTGAAGCCACAGAAAGATATATTTTAGAGGAAATACCCACAGGGACGATACTGAAAATTGAAATTCAGACTCCGGAAGAATTTAAAGATTTTTTTGAAGAGAAATTTCCTGCCGCTTTGGGAATTGTTAAAAATCTCTCAGAAAATCAACTGTAA
- a CDS encoding SDR family oxidoreductase, which translates to MKTQNKSQSKSKVPKEGLFPEIIRNDYKGSGKLLDKKAVISGGDSGIGQAVAVHFAREGADVAIIYKESDDDARETKKLVENEGRKCILIKGDLTKKTFRTQCVQEIKKVWTNLDILVNNAGIHTSKNSLEKITDEQIQETFNTNILSMISFTRNFLPLIGDGGRIICTTSVTAYRGSDHLIDYAATKGAILSFIRSLSTNLAEKKILVNGVAPGPIWTPLVKETFDDLSKFGKDTPLKRAGQPSEVAPAYVFLASKDANYITGEVIHINGGDFVGG; encoded by the coding sequence ATGAAAACACAGAACAAGTCACAATCCAAATCGAAAGTACCCAAAGAAGGGCTCTTTCCGGAGATTATCCGTAATGATTATAAAGGAAGTGGTAAGCTCCTTGATAAAAAAGCCGTCATTTCAGGTGGCGACAGTGGAATAGGACAGGCTGTAGCTGTTCATTTTGCAAGAGAAGGGGCAGACGTGGCCATTATTTACAAAGAAAGCGATGACGATGCCAGAGAAACAAAAAAACTAGTCGAAAATGAGGGGAGAAAATGTATACTGATCAAAGGCGATCTTACTAAAAAGACATTCAGAACCCAGTGTGTGCAGGAAATAAAAAAGGTGTGGACAAATTTGGATATCCTGGTTAATAATGCAGGGATACATACCTCAAAAAACAGTCTTGAAAAGATTACTGATGAGCAGATTCAGGAAACATTTAATACCAATATCCTTTCAATGATCTCCTTTACGCGAAACTTTCTGCCTTTAATAGGAGACGGAGGCCGGATCATCTGTACCACCTCCGTTACAGCATACCGCGGAAGTGATCATCTGATCGATTATGCAGCAACAAAAGGGGCTATTCTATCATTTATCCGCTCGCTTTCAACCAATCTTGCTGAAAAGAAAATCCTCGTGAACGGAGTGGCTCCCGGGCCGATATGGACACCTCTGGTAAAAGAAACTTTTGATGATCTTTCCAAATTCGGAAAAGATACTCCTTTGAAACGGGCAGGGCAGCCATCAGAAGTTGCACCGGCTTATGTTTTTCTTGCCTCTAAAGATGCAAATTACATTACAGGAGAAGTCATCCATATCAACGGTGGAGACTTTGTTGGAGGGTGA
- a CDS encoding VOC family protein — MNNNIFPCILHNGDARKSADFYCNIFDGKVTIDNQVVINIELFGQKIMLLNGPEQDKNPSVSFMVICDTEDEVQKYWDQLQEGGKALMALGSYPWSKKYGWIQDQYGVSWQLFLGEKASGQKLVPTLMFMHENNGKSVEAMEFYTRTFPNSSIGNISKYKDGGESGEDPEHVMHAHFSINDYNLFCMDSSHDHQFDFNQGISMVVMTKDQEETDYFWNSLSAEGGSQEVCGWLKDKYGLSWQVFPEKASELVNDPDKEKSQKVLQAIMKMKNIIIKDLEEAYNS; from the coding sequence ATGAATAACAATATTTTCCCGTGCATTCTACACAATGGAGATGCCAGAAAATCTGCAGATTTTTACTGCAATATATTTGATGGAAAAGTCACTATTGATAATCAGGTAGTGATTAATATTGAACTTTTCGGACAGAAGATCATGCTTCTGAATGGCCCGGAGCAGGATAAAAACCCTTCAGTTTCATTCATGGTAATCTGTGATACTGAAGATGAGGTTCAGAAATATTGGGATCAACTTCAAGAGGGCGGGAAAGCTCTCATGGCTCTCGGTTCTTATCCCTGGAGTAAAAAATACGGTTGGATACAGGATCAGTATGGGGTGTCCTGGCAACTGTTTTTAGGTGAAAAAGCAAGTGGTCAGAAATTGGTTCCCACTCTGATGTTTATGCATGAGAATAATGGAAAATCTGTGGAAGCAATGGAATTTTATACCAGAACCTTTCCCAATTCAAGCATAGGAAATATTTCAAAATATAAAGATGGAGGAGAATCAGGGGAAGATCCTGAACATGTAATGCATGCCCATTTTTCAATTAATGATTACAATCTTTTCTGCATGGACAGCTCTCATGATCATCAGTTTGATTTCAACCAGGGAATTTCCATGGTCGTCATGACGAAAGATCAGGAAGAGACAGATTATTTTTGGAACAGTCTCTCAGCTGAAGGAGGAAGCCAGGAAGTCTGCGGCTGGCTCAAAGATAAATACGGTCTTAGCTGGCAGGTATTTCCTGAAAAGGCAAGCGAGCTTGTCAATGATCCTGACAAAGAAAAATCTCAGAAAGTTCTTCAGGCGATCATGAAGATGAAGAATATTATCATTAAAGACCTGGAAGAAGCCTATAACTCATAA
- a CDS encoding VOC family protein has product MNNDIFPCLWFDEESKEAAEFYCQVFGGKITADTPVVMNIDLFGQKLMLLNGGPHFKKNASVSFMVICKTEQEVQQYWDQLMQGGIALMALDSYSWSKKYGWVQDKYGVTWQLFLGDKPESQKIVPTLMFIHQNNGKAMEAMEFYTRTFPNSSIGNILKYGEGGEGHPISEPAENIQHAHFTIDGYSFFCMDNSYDHPFDFNEGFSIVIMTDDQEQTDYLWNTLISDGGRESMCGWLKDKYGLSWQIVPKRLIQLMNDPDQSKAQKTVQAMMKMNKIIIKDLEDAYHS; this is encoded by the coding sequence ATGAATAATGATATTTTTCCATGCCTGTGGTTTGATGAAGAGTCAAAAGAGGCAGCAGAATTCTATTGTCAGGTCTTTGGCGGAAAGATCACGGCAGACACCCCTGTTGTTATGAATATTGATTTGTTCGGGCAAAAGCTGATGCTGCTGAATGGGGGTCCTCATTTTAAAAAAAATGCGTCGGTTTCCTTTATGGTTATCTGCAAAACAGAACAAGAAGTACAGCAGTATTGGGATCAGCTGATGCAAGGGGGAATTGCCCTGATGGCTCTGGATTCTTACTCATGGAGTAAAAAATATGGCTGGGTGCAGGACAAATATGGTGTTACCTGGCAGCTGTTTTTAGGTGATAAGCCGGAATCGCAGAAAATTGTTCCTACCCTCATGTTTATCCATCAGAATAATGGAAAAGCGATGGAAGCAATGGAATTTTATACCAGAACCTTTCCCAATTCAAGCATAGGAAATATTCTTAAATATGGTGAAGGCGGAGAAGGTCATCCTATATCCGAGCCGGCGGAAAACATACAGCATGCTCATTTTACCATAGATGGGTACAGCTTCTTCTGTATGGATAACTCTTATGACCATCCGTTTGATTTCAATGAAGGATTTTCTATCGTCATCATGACGGATGACCAGGAACAGACCGATTACCTTTGGAATACCCTGATTTCAGATGGAGGAAGAGAAAGTATGTGTGGCTGGCTGAAAGATAAATACGGTTTAAGCTGGCAGATTGTTCCGAAAAGATTAATTCAGCTCATGAATGATCCGGACCAGTCAAAAGCTCAGAAAACGGTACAGGCAATGATGAAAATGAATAAGATCATCATAAAAGATCTTGAAGACGCTTACCATTCATAG
- a CDS encoding SRPBCC family protein: MDPITIDITILAPVEKVWNYFNEPQHITKWNFAHESWQCSSAENDLRVGGKLKARMEAKDKSFGFDFEGTYDEIVPNARIRYHLEDGRKVEVIFDKIDNNTTKVTEIFDPEKQNSVEMQREGWYAILNNFHKYVENH, encoded by the coding sequence ATGGACCCGATTACAATTGATATTACGATTTTAGCTCCTGTAGAAAAGGTTTGGAATTACTTTAACGAACCGCAGCATATCACAAAGTGGAATTTTGCCCATGAAAGCTGGCAGTGTTCCAGTGCAGAAAATGATCTGAGAGTAGGAGGAAAATTGAAAGCCAGAATGGAAGCCAAAGATAAAAGCTTTGGGTTTGATTTTGAAGGGACCTATGATGAAATTGTTCCCAATGCCAGAATCAGATACCACCTGGAAGATGGCCGGAAGGTAGAAGTCATTTTTGATAAAATAGACAACAATACCACCAAGGTTACAGAAATTTTCGATCCTGAAAAACAAAACTCCGTGGAAATGCAGCGGGAAGGCTGGTATGCCATTCTCAACAATTTTCACAAATACGTTGAAAACCACTAA
- a CDS encoding VOC family protein, whose translation MAKLNPYLNFDGKAEEAFNFYKSVFGGEFRGEIHKMGNAPGTENLSDEEKNRVMHVALPIGNDLLMASDIVPSFGQNLTVGNNNYVSIFPESKEEADRLFKGLSEGGNIEMPIEDQFWGDYFGSFQDKYGVHWMVNYNEESAK comes from the coding sequence ATGGCTAAATTAAATCCTTATCTAAATTTTGACGGAAAAGCTGAAGAGGCTTTCAATTTTTACAAATCTGTTTTCGGGGGAGAATTCCGTGGCGAAATTCATAAAATGGGGAATGCTCCCGGTACTGAAAACTTATCAGACGAAGAAAAAAACAGAGTGATGCACGTTGCACTTCCCATTGGGAATGATCTTTTGATGGCTTCAGATATTGTTCCCAGTTTTGGACAGAATCTTACTGTAGGAAATAACAACTATGTTTCCATTTTTCCTGAATCAAAAGAAGAAGCTGACCGGCTTTTCAAAGGACTTTCTGAAGGTGGAAACATAGAAATGCCGATTGAAGACCAGTTTTGGGGAGATTATTTCGGAAGCTTCCAGGACAAATATGGCGTTCATTGGATGGTGAACTATAACGAAGAATCTGCAAAATAA
- a CDS encoding alpha/beta fold hydrolase, producing MEPKEKGYKNVNGIRMYYEIYGSGKPLVLIHGGGSSILFDFKEVISRLEGRFQLIGIDLQNHGLTDHRDIPETFEQDAHDVAALLKELNIERASFWGFSNGGNTVMQMAHLYPQITEKLIIASSFYKKSGMMDGFFESMAEATLDSMPETLKINFLSLNPDFSKLENLFDKDSKRMQTFQDWDEKILTSIEVPVLFISGDKDVMKPEHVVEMWRLVPNAQLMILPAGHGSYMMADFEGNTDHQLIDMTANQVVKFLTH from the coding sequence ATGGAACCCAAAGAAAAAGGCTATAAAAATGTCAACGGGATTCGCATGTATTATGAGATCTACGGTTCCGGAAAACCTTTAGTCCTCATCCATGGTGGTGGTTCCTCGATTCTGTTTGATTTTAAAGAAGTAATTTCCCGCCTGGAAGGCCGGTTTCAATTGATAGGTATTGATCTGCAGAATCACGGCTTGACCGATCATCGTGATATTCCTGAAACCTTTGAACAGGATGCTCATGATGTAGCTGCTCTTTTGAAGGAGCTTAATATTGAAAGAGCTTCATTTTGGGGATTCAGCAACGGAGGAAATACCGTAATGCAGATGGCACATCTTTATCCCCAAATAACAGAAAAACTGATTATTGCATCATCTTTTTACAAAAAAAGCGGAATGATGGACGGGTTTTTCGAGAGTATGGCAGAAGCAACCTTAGATTCAATGCCTGAAACGCTTAAGATCAATTTTCTTAGCCTGAATCCTGATTTTTCAAAGCTTGAAAACCTTTTTGATAAAGACAGTAAAAGAATGCAGACTTTTCAGGACTGGGATGAAAAAATTCTTACTTCAATAGAGGTACCCGTATTATTCATCAGTGGCGATAAAGATGTCATGAAGCCTGAACATGTGGTAGAAATGTGGCGCCTGGTCCCGAACGCCCAACTTATGATCCTTCCGGCAGGTCATGGTTCGTATATGATGGCAGACTTCGAAGGAAACACAGACCATCAATTAATAGACATGACAGCAAATCAAGTGGTCAAATTTTTAACCCATTAA
- a CDS encoding DinB family protein — MDTPKSKKIEIIIPAYRMHSQNFLNVLDGISEEDALKRIEGKTNHIVWMAGNFVNMRYGLGWVLGLRDEDPHSDLFFQGKALDETYTYPGLDELEKNFHDISPKVYQKLLDVTDEELDEMFEIGMNIPFVRETKLNFAGMCIGREDYLCGQIGLMRRILNYPGMKYDVDETLKY, encoded by the coding sequence ATTCTCAAAACTTTCTCAATGTTTTGGATGGCATTTCGGAAGAAGATGCATTGAAGAGAATTGAAGGAAAAACCAATCATATTGTGTGGATGGCAGGAAACTTTGTCAATATGCGTTACGGTTTAGGTTGGGTTTTAGGGCTCAGAGATGAAGACCCTCACAGCGATCTTTTCTTTCAGGGAAAAGCGTTGGATGAAACATACACTTATCCGGGTTTAGATGAACTGGAGAAAAATTTTCACGATATTTCTCCAAAGGTTTATCAGAAACTTTTGGATGTCACCGACGAAGAACTGGACGAAATGTTTGAGATTGGGATGAATATTCCATTTGTGCGTGAGACCAAACTTAATTTTGCTGGAATGTGCATCGGCCGTGAAGACTATTTATGCGGCCAGATAGGACTTATGAGAAGGATACTGAATTATCCGGGAATGAAGTATGACGTAGATGAGACTTTAAAATATTAA